The proteins below are encoded in one region of Paenibacillus sp. YYML68:
- a CDS encoding S-layer homology domain-containing protein, translating to MNKWMRRTIAAAGSFALLLAAPLQQWAYAAAETNGPSIVKVNNDYVQVDIKRDNGRFSIKNLLGDSTRPSDNDAPLLYKDKEPETSFATFRVGGKDYIYGNPYGFLNMSGTFSELPQTTGGVNTSVWNVGAISIRQTLEVVSDVNHPNVGNVRVRYEAKNNGSQPEAIGARILLDTMLGTNDGAGFMAGGSGQDMTKEQRLTGSQIPAYWRSVDNKFNPAVFGYGLVSGWGNEKPHELVFGHWNKLSETKWDFTPDSTLDFTKTGNPYGTADSAVALYWNPNSLAPGESRVYETYYGVGNFMASAGSPYRLQTFAPTQLTVNEAKDGYTEQEFEIKVEMDNTQSGARALTNVTAGLILEDGLLPVTGQPLQQTTSAVAVNGSHTFTFKVKAAPQSTYTVKEYRIDVKADEYAEAVSGGGFIMLPGIAGTPPAVQFEKIGPETVYKEGTRYMTVKGQGFDVLKDLSRWELWLEQKTTGEKTLIPARAITVSSDTDLMVKVEGEYETGEYQFVLKHELFGTLRAGQMITVSDDTKYIGQYYGLLVVRKTVAAGEDPVYSLVSLDGEEALEKLKEDLPASDSIVLEIRGDIMERTEDGQTQYVVGTEKNAAEINSVIEYKGKPLTLVKQQADSTHISDYIEMTGDGSLRISDGGMEFWKYEFALELKDGEDYSLDPQDDQEPVTLELTGLGKAVKMISGFAIEINDVILQEKALSFSGLMALSFLPGGKSKYTELKEQHWGTEGNGKGGDLGKMDDSLFSFSASVDSVLYGEKDDGKVGFVGIDTTASLQLPEDFLGGFIKSKKSASLTINTIDNIYGVDLEAEIKVIEFHGILTIAIVEGSPTIDDLFISAGGEPGIMISPAVFLTKLGGGVEDFSSASDGPGKIVVQAALKFAKVLEGDFILKISWFGFTLTGELAIAKLPFLKEVSVDARWAAPAKLELNAALNVLDIVIGQVYVYISGERFEGYAKAGLIIPKFIPIAGGKTLAGIELGVSSESIWGAIEIIGIPIGIRYYWGRGVEFIDAEGNVSLPPGMYTQLTKADNGEPVYMVFGGNIRRTTADPNRKETAYMLASRSDIALAEAMQLLAAGVPANEHTIPVTDQPMALFKVNYTGEKPQLQVFRPDGTELPLIAEGQPNSNYLEQTVSAAESTSGQEEKWLYVSVQAPENGGWRIQSSSPVTVEGFEVDPVPVLDTVGATKLNERELQVNWMATNADQAKVTISLVTDYEQAGVVLADQVDATAGQATVTVPSDTMSGPYYVRVSMSDGQYGHDLKFTELLTLTDPDAPASITGPQVSLFGDGKLDVTWTPSPTSGVTSYIVEVFDEAGARVESQGEQVVDPSEPGVIIGGQYKSKTGETLGLAPGHKYRVGITAERKTDDGASHYSETVLSELIELPVPNPAELTVTMGEPFKALDAGNGSIEYVANQSLVTLDFKADQNVRTRVKVNGAEVDFKEGEEWSISLPVSDGQYRVEFLSVNDQGDSSSKTVQFAVDTAAPLLLVEPGHTAAEPGVLLVSGKTDREATLRLEGQAEPVVVSQDGSFTARVEMGAQQSKEVRLTAVDRVGNEASFSSELVNTTLKPLAEVKLKPYQELMKQGDAQTLTLAGKAADGSDVQLHAASIKWSLLMGSSVASVTEDGYVTATGTGKALVRAAYYTTDSFAFEDVAVIDVKSETVTVDPQLPAPPPDNVPPPPSGGGGPIDGSLQEQLEKSLEALLAELINKDNRLKLVGSYKLEPGSTKMLPLGEYGTLTVPDGVLQQDDAIAVSQLLDDQAYKAAGAPHVYHGPLFNLRFAHAEPRLEQPLKLELAYDAAQVTDVEQLGLYRYNSRLGKWQYVDGVVRSSSKTITAEVDQLGTFALIENKAMQRMEDMGGRWSDKYVKTLRSLDIVDGVERDGSAYFEPQREITRLEFTKLLVSVMSSMGVKPTTTDGSAADASFADWSSIPEWGRSYVQAAYANGWVSGTDSDAGVIFDADASISRAQAVTMLGRTMSGAPNTEVSFADRADIPSWAQPHVGALVKSKIVSGYPDGSFQPSGLMTREEAAKVIAQWLDKASFE from the coding sequence ATGAATAAATGGATGAGAAGGACGATCGCAGCGGCTGGCAGCTTCGCGCTCCTGCTGGCAGCGCCGCTCCAGCAGTGGGCGTACGCGGCAGCGGAGACGAACGGCCCGTCGATCGTCAAGGTGAACAACGACTACGTGCAAGTAGACATTAAGCGGGACAACGGTCGCTTCAGCATCAAGAACTTGCTGGGCGACTCCACCCGCCCATCGGACAACGATGCTCCGCTGCTGTATAAGGATAAGGAGCCGGAGACGTCGTTCGCGACGTTCCGGGTCGGAGGCAAGGACTACATCTACGGGAACCCTTACGGGTTCCTGAATATGAGCGGCACGTTCAGCGAGCTGCCTCAGACGACTGGCGGCGTGAACACGTCGGTGTGGAACGTCGGGGCGATTAGCATCAGGCAGACGCTGGAGGTCGTGAGTGATGTGAACCATCCGAACGTTGGTAATGTGCGTGTTCGCTATGAGGCGAAGAACAACGGCTCGCAGCCCGAGGCGATCGGAGCGCGCATCTTGCTGGACACGATGCTCGGCACGAACGACGGTGCAGGCTTCATGGCTGGCGGTAGCGGTCAAGATATGACGAAGGAGCAGCGTCTGACCGGCAGTCAAATTCCTGCCTATTGGCGCAGCGTCGATAACAAGTTCAATCCGGCGGTGTTCGGCTACGGACTTGTGAGCGGCTGGGGCAATGAGAAGCCGCATGAGCTTGTGTTCGGTCATTGGAACAAGCTGTCGGAGACGAAGTGGGACTTCACACCGGATTCGACGCTCGATTTTACGAAGACGGGCAATCCGTATGGAACGGCAGACAGTGCGGTGGCGCTGTACTGGAATCCGAACAGTCTTGCTCCAGGCGAAAGCCGCGTCTATGAGACGTACTACGGCGTCGGCAACTTCATGGCATCGGCGGGCTCGCCGTATCGTCTGCAGACGTTCGCTCCGACGCAGCTGACGGTGAATGAAGCGAAGGATGGCTATACGGAACAGGAGTTCGAGATTAAGGTCGAGATGGACAACACGCAGTCAGGCGCGAGAGCGCTGACGAACGTGACGGCAGGACTTATTCTGGAGGACGGGCTATTGCCTGTTACGGGGCAGCCGCTGCAGCAGACGACATCGGCCGTCGCTGTGAACGGAAGCCATACGTTCACCTTCAAGGTGAAGGCCGCTCCGCAAAGCACCTATACGGTCAAGGAGTATCGCATCGATGTGAAGGCAGATGAGTATGCGGAGGCGGTATCGGGCGGCGGGTTCATTATGCTGCCAGGCATCGCGGGAACACCGCCTGCTGTTCAGTTCGAGAAGATTGGACCGGAGACCGTGTACAAGGAAGGCACGCGGTATATGACGGTGAAGGGTCAAGGCTTCGACGTGCTGAAGGACTTGTCACGGTGGGAGCTGTGGCTCGAGCAGAAGACGACGGGGGAGAAGACGCTCATTCCGGCCCGAGCCATTACCGTGTCGAGCGATACCGACCTGATGGTGAAGGTAGAGGGTGAATATGAGACAGGCGAATACCAGTTCGTGCTGAAGCATGAGTTATTCGGCACGCTGCGAGCCGGTCAGATGATTACGGTTAGCGATGATACGAAGTATATCGGGCAATATTACGGTCTGCTCGTCGTTCGCAAGACGGTCGCTGCGGGGGAGGACCCGGTATACAGCCTCGTCTCGCTGGACGGTGAGGAGGCGCTTGAGAAGCTGAAGGAGGACCTTCCAGCCTCAGACAGCATCGTGCTGGAGATTCGCGGCGATATTATGGAGCGGACGGAGGACGGTCAGACGCAGTATGTCGTCGGAACGGAGAAGAACGCGGCCGAGATCAATTCGGTCATCGAATACAAGGGCAAGCCGCTTACGCTCGTCAAGCAGCAGGCGGACAGCACTCATATTAGCGATTATATTGAGATGACGGGCGACGGCTCCCTGCGAATATCGGATGGCGGCATGGAATTCTGGAAGTACGAGTTCGCGCTGGAGCTGAAGGATGGCGAGGACTACTCGCTTGATCCGCAGGACGATCAGGAGCCGGTCACACTGGAGCTGACAGGTCTTGGCAAGGCGGTCAAGATGATCAGCGGCTTCGCGATCGAGATCAACGACGTTATTCTTCAGGAGAAGGCGCTGTCGTTCTCCGGCTTGATGGCGTTATCGTTCTTGCCGGGAGGCAAGTCCAAGTATACGGAGCTGAAGGAGCAGCATTGGGGCACCGAAGGCAACGGCAAGGGTGGTGATCTGGGCAAAATGGATGATAGCCTGTTCAGCTTCTCGGCCTCTGTAGACAGCGTGTTGTACGGGGAGAAGGACGATGGTAAGGTCGGTTTCGTTGGAATCGATACGACCGCATCGCTCCAGCTGCCGGAGGACTTCCTCGGCGGGTTCATCAAGAGCAAGAAGTCAGCCTCTCTTACGATCAACACAATAGACAACATCTACGGTGTCGATTTGGAAGCGGAGATCAAGGTCATTGAGTTCCATGGCATCTTGACGATTGCAATCGTCGAAGGCAGCCCGACGATCGACGACTTGTTCATCTCCGCAGGCGGGGAGCCGGGTATTATGATCTCTCCTGCTGTGTTTCTGACGAAGCTCGGCGGCGGTGTGGAGGATTTCAGCTCGGCATCGGACGGTCCAGGCAAGATCGTCGTACAGGCGGCACTGAAGTTCGCGAAGGTGCTGGAGGGTGATTTTATACTGAAAATATCGTGGTTCGGCTTCACGCTGACCGGTGAGCTGGCGATCGCGAAGCTGCCGTTCCTCAAGGAGGTGTCGGTCGATGCCCGATGGGCAGCACCGGCTAAGCTGGAGCTGAACGCGGCGCTGAACGTGCTCGATATTGTGATCGGTCAAGTCTACGTGTACATCTCGGGAGAACGATTCGAGGGCTACGCCAAGGCGGGGCTGATTATTCCGAAGTTCATCCCGATTGCAGGCGGCAAGACGCTGGCTGGCATTGAGCTTGGGGTCAGCTCGGAGAGCATCTGGGGCGCGATCGAGATCATCGGCATCCCGATCGGTATCCGCTACTATTGGGGACGCGGCGTTGAATTCATCGATGCGGAGGGCAATGTGAGCTTGCCGCCGGGCATGTACACACAGCTGACGAAGGCGGACAACGGTGAGCCGGTCTATATGGTATTCGGGGGCAACATTCGCCGTACAACGGCTGACCCGAATCGCAAGGAGACAGCGTACATGCTCGCATCCCGCAGCGATATTGCACTGGCCGAAGCGATGCAGCTGCTCGCAGCAGGCGTCCCGGCGAACGAGCATACGATTCCGGTGACCGACCAGCCGATGGCGCTGTTCAAGGTTAATTACACGGGCGAGAAGCCGCAGCTGCAGGTGTTCCGTCCAGACGGCACGGAGCTTCCGCTCATTGCCGAAGGTCAGCCGAACTCGAACTATCTCGAGCAGACGGTATCCGCAGCAGAGAGCACGAGCGGTCAAGAGGAGAAGTGGCTGTACGTATCGGTGCAAGCTCCGGAGAACGGCGGCTGGCGCATTCAATCGAGCAGCCCGGTGACGGTGGAGGGCTTCGAGGTCGACCCGGTGCCAGTGCTCGACACAGTCGGTGCGACGAAGCTGAACGAGCGCGAGCTTCAGGTCAATTGGATGGCGACGAATGCGGATCAGGCGAAGGTGACGATCTCGCTCGTGACGGACTATGAGCAGGCCGGGGTCGTGCTGGCGGACCAAGTCGATGCGACTGCAGGACAAGCAACGGTCACGGTACCTTCGGACACGATGAGCGGACCATATTACGTGCGTGTCTCGATGTCTGACGGTCAGTATGGGCACGACTTGAAGTTCACCGAGCTGCTTACGTTGACGGACCCCGATGCTCCGGCTTCGATCACGGGCCCACAAGTAAGCTTATTCGGAGACGGGAAGCTGGATGTGACGTGGACGCCGAGTCCGACTAGCGGCGTAACGAGCTACATTGTCGAAGTATTCGATGAAGCCGGCGCGCGCGTCGAGTCGCAGGGCGAACAGGTCGTCGACCCGTCGGAGCCGGGCGTCATTATCGGCGGTCAATACAAGTCGAAGACCGGCGAGACGCTAGGTCTGGCTCCAGGTCATAAGTATAGGGTGGGCATTACGGCAGAGCGCAAGACAGACGACGGCGCCTCCCACTATAGCGAGACGGTGCTCTCGGAGCTGATCGAGCTGCCGGTGCCGAACCCGGCGGAGCTGACGGTAACGATGGGCGAGCCATTCAAGGCGCTCGATGCGGGCAATGGCAGCATCGAGTATGTGGCGAACCAGAGCCTTGTGACGCTCGACTTCAAGGCTGATCAGAACGTGCGGACCCGAGTGAAGGTGAACGGGGCTGAAGTGGACTTCAAGGAGGGCGAAGAATGGTCCATCTCCTTGCCTGTCAGCGATGGACAATATCGGGTTGAGTTCTTGTCGGTGAACGACCAAGGCGACTCCTCCAGCAAGACGGTGCAATTCGCCGTCGATACGGCAGCGCCTCTGCTGCTCGTCGAGCCGGGTCACACAGCTGCAGAGCCTGGTGTGCTGCTGGTGTCAGGCAAGACGGATCGCGAAGCGACGCTGCGTCTTGAGGGCCAGGCAGAGCCGGTCGTCGTGAGTCAGGACGGCAGCTTCACGGCGAGAGTCGAGATGGGTGCACAGCAGTCCAAGGAGGTCAGGCTGACGGCCGTAGACCGAGTCGGCAACGAGGCATCGTTCAGCTCGGAGCTCGTCAATACGACGCTGAAGCCGCTGGCTGAGGTGAAGCTGAAGCCTTATCAGGAGCTGATGAAGCAAGGCGATGCCCAGACGTTGACGCTGGCGGGTAAGGCAGCGGACGGCAGCGACGTACAGCTTCATGCGGCGAGCATCAAGTGGAGCCTCTTGATGGGCTCATCGGTGGCAAGTGTGACGGAGGACGGATATGTGACCGCGACCGGCACAGGCAAGGCGCTCGTTAGAGCGGCTTACTACACGACGGACAGCTTCGCCTTCGAGGATGTCGCTGTGATCGACGTGAAGAGTGAGACCGTAACGGTCGATCCTCAGCTGCCGGCACCGCCGCCTGACAACGTGCCGCCTCCACCGAGTGGTGGTGGAGGGCCGATAGATGGGTCGTTGCAGGAGCAGCTGGAGAAGTCGCTCGAGGCACTGCTGGCCGAGCTGATCAACAAGGACAATCGCTTGAAGCTTGTCGGCAGCTACAAGCTGGAGCCGGGCAGCACGAAGATGTTGCCGCTCGGGGAGTACGGCACCTTGACCGTGCCGGACGGTGTGCTCCAGCAGGACGACGCGATCGCGGTGTCGCAGCTGCTCGATGATCAGGCGTACAAGGCGGCGGGGGCGCCGCACGTGTACCACGGGCCGCTGTTCAACCTTCGCTTCGCGCATGCAGAGCCGCGACTCGAGCAACCGCTGAAGCTGGAGCTGGCTTATGACGCGGCTCAAGTGACGGATGTGGAGCAGCTTGGCTTGTACCGCTACAACAGCAGGCTGGGCAAGTGGCAGTATGTTGACGGCGTCGTTCGCAGCAGCAGTAAGACGATCACCGCTGAGGTCGATCAGCTCGGCACGTTCGCCCTCATCGAGAACAAGGCGATGCAGCGGATGGAGGATATGGGCGGACGCTGGTCCGACAAGTACGTGAAGACGCTGCGCTCGCTCGATATCGTCGATGGCGTGGAGCGTGACGGCAGCGCGTACTTCGAGCCGCAGCGCGAGATTACGCGTCTCGAGTTCACGAAGCTGCTCGTCTCCGTCATGTCGAGCATGGGTGTGAAGCCGACGACGACGGACGGCTCAGCAGCGGATGCATCGTTCGCTGACTGGTCCAGCATCCCCGAGTGGGGACGCAGCTACGTGCAGGCCGCTTACGCCAATGGCTGGGTCAGCGGCACGGATAGTGACGCTGGAGTCATCTTCGATGCCGACGCGTCGATCTCACGCGCACAGGCTGTGACGATGCTCGGACGCACGATGAGCGGCGCTCCGAACACCGAGGTGAGCTTCGCGGATCGCGCAGACATCCCGTCATGGGCACAGCCGCACGTCGGAGCGCTGGTGAAGAGCAAGATCGTCTCGGGCTACCCGGACGGCTCGTTCCAGCCGAGCGGTCTCATGACGCGCGAGGAGGCGGCGAAGGTCATCGCCCAGTGGCTGGACAAGGCATCGTTTGAGTAG
- a CDS encoding histidine kinase N-terminal 7TM domain-containing protein, whose amino-acid sequence MTLNIYISALLIVTACCSLYIAYLAWKRREYPVSIGLFFGMWVGALYAFGYAFEIVSSNLEMIRFWLRVQYIGISFGTLVWFIMVIQYTGRSTWLRKWTIALLSIVPLATFISHNTNEWHQLFYADMTLDYSAGFPLAALTPGPFYKLHVAYSYTLFAIGMCLLFVMHRSVAASMRRQVVTMMLGSCAPYGITLIYLSGVLHTPIDISPFGFLLSGIFYIWGIYQYNMLKLAPLALEKVFQSMKDAVVVLDMEHRVTSFNVAARDTFESLRHKRAIGQSASTVFDTYTELRALLHEPPPQERVLKLVTPKGLIYSQVQASWIYDSQQHPAGKLVMLSDVTEAVSVKETLVNNARQLQELNAFKDQMFTVVAHDIRDPLALLVSLMEVLKDELGTHEDNEVDIVQEMDRQVHNTFSLVESLLDWYRSLKGELMFNPCDWNLQQAVQHNITMLQVHSAAKRIAITADVPRDLSVYVDKEMLNLIIRNLLSNAVKFTGEDGHIQLTAKLVTADSVCVSIRDSGQGIGPEQAERLLKEAYTVSSSGTAGERGVGLGLTLCREFVRINGGAIWFESEPAHGTTFHFTMPVAHRGAPSHSTRSDEQ is encoded by the coding sequence ATGACTCTCAATATCTACATATCCGCCTTGCTCATCGTGACAGCCTGCTGCTCGCTATATATTGCTTATCTGGCCTGGAAAAGACGCGAGTACCCGGTGTCGATCGGCTTGTTCTTCGGCATGTGGGTCGGAGCGCTGTATGCGTTCGGCTACGCCTTCGAGATCGTCAGCTCGAATCTGGAGATGATCCGCTTCTGGCTGCGCGTTCAATATATCGGCATCTCGTTCGGCACGCTCGTCTGGTTCATCATGGTCATCCAGTATACGGGACGCAGCACATGGCTGCGCAAGTGGACGATCGCCCTGCTGTCCATCGTGCCGCTGGCCACCTTCATCAGCCACAATACGAACGAATGGCACCAGCTGTTCTATGCAGACATGACGCTCGATTACTCGGCAGGCTTCCCGCTCGCCGCCCTGACGCCCGGTCCGTTCTACAAGCTGCATGTCGCCTATTCGTACACGTTGTTCGCGATCGGTATGTGCTTGCTCTTCGTCATGCACCGGAGCGTGGCGGCTTCGATGCGGCGGCAGGTCGTCACCATGATGCTCGGCTCATGCGCGCCGTACGGCATTACGCTCATTTATTTAAGCGGCGTGCTGCACACGCCCATCGACATCTCCCCGTTCGGCTTCCTGCTGTCGGGTATCTTCTACATCTGGGGCATCTATCAATACAACATGCTGAAGCTCGCGCCGCTGGCTCTAGAGAAAGTATTCCAATCGATGAAGGACGCCGTTGTCGTTCTCGATATGGAGCATCGGGTGACGAGCTTCAATGTGGCAGCAAGAGACACCTTCGAGTCGCTGCGGCACAAGCGAGCGATCGGGCAGTCTGCTTCAACGGTGTTCGACACGTACACAGAACTGCGAGCGCTTCTACACGAGCCTCCGCCGCAGGAGCGGGTGCTGAAGCTAGTCACGCCCAAGGGTCTGATCTATAGCCAGGTGCAGGCGTCGTGGATCTACGACAGCCAGCAGCATCCGGCGGGCAAGCTCGTCATGCTCAGCGACGTGACGGAGGCGGTATCTGTGAAGGAGACGCTCGTCAACAATGCGCGGCAGCTTCAGGAGCTCAATGCGTTCAAGGATCAAATGTTCACTGTCGTCGCACACGACATCCGCGACCCTCTCGCTCTGCTCGTCAGCCTGATGGAGGTGCTGAAGGACGAGCTGGGGACGCATGAGGACAATGAGGTAGACATTGTGCAAGAGATGGATCGGCAAGTTCATAATACGTTCTCGCTCGTAGAGAGTCTCCTTGACTGGTATCGGAGCTTGAAGGGCGAGCTGATGTTCAACCCGTGCGATTGGAATTTGCAGCAGGCGGTGCAGCATAATATCACGATGCTTCAGGTTCACAGCGCCGCGAAGCGAATCGCCATTACGGCGGACGTCCCCCGTGACTTGTCTGTCTATGTGGACAAGGAGATGCTGAACCTCATCATCCGCAATCTGCTGTCCAATGCGGTCAAGTTCACGGGTGAGGACGGACATATTCAGCTGACGGCGAAGCTAGTGACTGCGGACAGCGTGTGTGTATCGATCCGGGACTCTGGACAGGGCATTGGTCCCGAGCAGGCGGAGAGGCTGCTTAAGGAGGCATACACGGTCTCCTCCAGCGGTACGGCTGGTGAGCGCGGGGTCGGTCTTGGGTTGACGCTGTGCCGAGAGTTCGTTCGTATCAATGGCGGTGCGATCTGGTTCGAGAGTGAGCCTGCTCATGGTACGACGTTTCATTTCACTATGCCGGTAGCTCATCGAGGGGCGCCGTCACATTCAACAAGGAGCGACGAACAATGA
- a CDS encoding response regulator transcription factor produces the protein MKAILIDDERAMHLVMRHMLKSLGGVQVVGSFWEAAEAYTFLLREQVDVIFLDIHMMGESGLQLAKRLRESGVQAKLVFVTSYKDYALPAFDVYAYDYIVKPVTQQRLSSTIERLRMELTSSKNGPDLELELGEVEPLTKREREVLQLMSEGLSNKEIADKLELSEGTVKNHAVHIFSKLQVKNRVQAIAIGRKLMQIK, from the coding sequence ATGAAGGCTATACTAATCGACGATGAGCGTGCGATGCATTTGGTGATGAGGCATATGCTGAAGAGTCTGGGAGGTGTTCAGGTAGTCGGGAGCTTCTGGGAGGCGGCTGAGGCTTATACGTTCCTCCTTCGGGAGCAGGTGGACGTCATCTTCTTGGATATTCATATGATGGGTGAGAGCGGTCTTCAGCTGGCCAAGAGGCTTCGAGAGAGTGGAGTGCAGGCGAAGCTCGTATTCGTTACCTCATACAAGGATTACGCCTTACCCGCCTTCGACGTCTACGCTTATGACTATATCGTCAAGCCGGTGACCCAGCAGAGACTGAGCTCGACGATCGAACGTCTGCGGATGGAGCTGACGAGTAGTAAGAACGGACCTGACCTCGAGCTGGAGCTTGGTGAGGTTGAGCCGCTGACGAAGCGAGAGAGAGAGGTGCTGCAGCTCATGAGTGAAGGGCTGTCTAATAAGGAGATTGCGGACAAGCTGGAGTTGTCGGAGGGTACAGTGAAGAATCACGCCGTCCACATCTTCAGCAAGCTGCAGGTGAAGAACCGGGTACAGGCGATCGCCATCGGCAGGAAGCTGATGCAGATCAAGTAG
- a CDS encoding PTS mannitol transporter subunit IICB, producing the protein MDTSTTAQQSAGGLRVRVQRFGRFLSGMVMPNIGAFIAWGLITALFIPTGWFPNEDLAKLVGPMITYLLPVLIGYTGGQMVHGSRGGVVGAVTTMGVVVGTDIPMFLGAMIVGPLSAWVLKRFDRTIEGKVRSGFEMLVNNFSAGIIGALLALAAYTVVGPLVQIFSKALAAGVQMMVNAGLLPLANLLIEPAKVLFLNNAINHGVLSPIAMDQAAKTGKSILFMLESNPGPGLGILLAYMLVGRGTAKQSASGAAIIHFLGGIHEIYFPYILMNPRLIVAAIAGGITGVFTFLLFDAGLVAPPSPGSIFAYIAMAPKGGLLPVLSGVLTATAVSFAVAALLLKTTRKTDEEDSLEQAAEHMKRMKQAGQGEKTAATAAAVQKAVVNKIVFACDAGMGSSAMGASILRKKMKEAGIDVAVTNTAISEIPQDADIVITHQSLTDRAKAKHAQAEHISIDNFLKSPEYETLVKRLR; encoded by the coding sequence ATGGATACATCCACAACAGCACAGCAGTCAGCCGGCGGTCTACGTGTCCGAGTACAGCGCTTCGGACGTTTCTTGAGCGGGATGGTTATGCCAAACATCGGAGCATTCATCGCTTGGGGATTAATCACTGCATTATTTATTCCGACGGGCTGGTTCCCGAATGAAGATTTGGCGAAGCTAGTCGGACCGATGATCACGTATCTCTTACCTGTTCTCATTGGATATACCGGTGGTCAGATGGTGCACGGCTCCCGTGGTGGTGTAGTCGGGGCCGTAACGACGATGGGGGTCGTAGTGGGGACGGACATTCCTATGTTCCTGGGAGCTATGATTGTCGGCCCGCTCTCAGCATGGGTACTGAAGCGCTTCGACCGTACAATTGAAGGCAAAGTGCGCTCAGGCTTCGAGATGCTCGTTAACAATTTCTCCGCCGGTATTATCGGTGCGTTGCTCGCGCTGGCAGCTTATACAGTTGTCGGGCCATTGGTGCAAATATTCAGCAAGGCACTCGCTGCGGGCGTGCAGATGATGGTCAACGCAGGCTTGCTGCCGCTGGCGAACCTGCTCATTGAGCCGGCGAAGGTATTGTTTTTGAACAATGCGATCAATCACGGTGTACTCAGTCCAATTGCAATGGATCAGGCCGCGAAGACGGGGAAGTCCATATTGTTCATGCTCGAGTCTAATCCTGGACCGGGTTTAGGTATTCTTCTAGCCTACATGCTCGTCGGCCGCGGCACAGCGAAGCAATCTGCATCGGGAGCGGCAATTATTCACTTCCTGGGCGGTATTCACGAAATATATTTCCCTTACATTCTAATGAATCCTCGTCTTATTGTTGCGGCAATAGCAGGCGGCATCACGGGAGTGTTCACGTTCCTGCTGTTCGATGCGGGCTTGGTAGCGCCTCCTTCACCGGGTAGTATATTCGCTTATATTGCCATGGCGCCGAAGGGCGGCTTGCTGCCTGTCCTAAGCGGCGTGCTGACGGCAACGGCTGTCTCCTTCGCCGTCGCAGCCCTGCTGCTCAAGACGACTCGCAAGACGGATGAGGAAGACAGCCTGGAGCAAGCGGCTGAGCATATGAAGCGTATGAAGCAGGCCGGTCAAGGGGAGAAGACAGCAGCTACAGCCGCTGCGGTGCAGAAGGCAGTCGTGAACAAGATTGTATTTGCCTGCGATGCAGGTATGGGCTCTAGTGCTATGGGTGCTTCTATACTGAGGAAGAAGATGAAGGAAGCGGGTATAGACGTAGCTGTTACGAATACCGCGATTAGTGAAATTCCACAGGATGCAGATATTGTCATTACTCATCAATCGCTGACAGATCGGGCTAAGGCTAAGCACGCACAGGCCGAGCATATTTCAATAGACAATTTCTTGAAGAGTCCGGAATACGAGACGTTGGTTAAGAGATTACGCTAA